The following are encoded in a window of Flavobacterium psychrotrophum genomic DNA:
- a CDS encoding cytochrome-c peroxidase, with translation MNLKFAFPLLAMVLLFLAPSFHTTSSDYYLDDFKPIITSGIKNFSTEAENLNTVATAYTNGKATLPQLRQQLTKTRYAYKAIETVLEYYYPKHCKAYLNGAPLKHLDPYPVKEEYKNNTYYVVTPQEYSKNIPLDQLDTEHYRGDQHVIDPVGLQTLDELISADETADAKKEIQQLTQKLVDAVPAIIIAVNQRNYFYDFEIIEAARLEVIRIFSMGVTGFDTPGSLNALPEAIAALQGIESIINPLVQKAPQDQAKQLKILFSNAKAYLKKNNNFNGFDRLTFLTNYINPIYKLLGEIQQTLKLPSTAERWVNIPSWNAESTNIFSGNFLNPYYYSLLTKEKDSDSLRQLGKKLFYDVSLSQNGAMSCASCHKPELAFTDGQKTSMASVDGKRVLRNSPTLINAVFSDRYFYDLRATDLEEQAEHVIANHLEFNTSFESIEQKLNTNPAYKKLFTDLFKVKNISRHQFSAALSSYIISLRSFNSEFDKFVQGKTKTLSPQVREGFNLFTGKAACATCHYAPMFSGLVPPLYQENESEVLGVFTNATDRVIDTDPGRMASKIPEDKEEIYRSSFKTVTVRNAKLTAPYFHNGGYNTLEEVLDFYNTGGAAGVGYAYEVPNQTLAPDALGLTKKEIAAIIAFIASLTDSPYK, from the coding sequence ATGAACCTTAAATTTGCATTTCCGCTACTGGCAATGGTATTATTGTTTTTAGCGCCAAGTTTTCATACTACATCCAGCGATTATTACCTGGACGATTTTAAACCTATAATTACATCCGGGATAAAGAACTTTAGTACTGAAGCAGAAAACCTCAACACAGTTGCCACAGCTTATACAAACGGTAAAGCCACACTGCCACAGTTGCGCCAGCAACTTACAAAAACGCGCTATGCTTATAAGGCCATAGAAACCGTACTGGAATATTATTACCCAAAACATTGTAAGGCATACTTAAATGGTGCGCCATTAAAGCATTTAGATCCTTATCCGGTTAAAGAAGAATATAAGAATAACACCTATTATGTGGTAACACCACAGGAATACAGTAAAAACATTCCGTTAGACCAGCTCGATACAGAGCATTACCGTGGCGACCAGCATGTAATAGATCCTGTTGGTTTACAAACGCTTGATGAATTAATTTCGGCAGATGAAACGGCAGATGCCAAAAAGGAGATACAGCAATTAACCCAAAAACTGGTGGATGCTGTACCCGCTATAATAATTGCTGTAAACCAGCGTAATTATTTTTATGATTTTGAAATTATTGAAGCCGCCCGTCTTGAAGTAATCCGCATCTTTAGTATGGGGGTAACGGGGTTTGATACGCCCGGTTCTCTAAATGCATTACCGGAAGCCATAGCCGCACTTCAGGGTATAGAAAGCATCATAAATCCGTTGGTACAAAAAGCACCACAGGATCAGGCAAAGCAGCTTAAAATTCTTTTTAGCAATGCAAAGGCTTACCTTAAAAAGAACAATAATTTTAATGGTTTTGACCGCCTTACTTTTCTTACCAACTATATTAACCCAATTTATAAATTGCTTGGTGAGATACAGCAAACCCTGAAGTTACCATCTACCGCCGAACGTTGGGTAAATATACCTTCGTGGAATGCTGAGAGTACTAATATTTTCTCTGGCAACTTCTTAAATCCATATTACTACAGCCTTTTAACGAAAGAAAAAGACAGCGATAGCCTTAGGCAATTGGGCAAAAAACTATTTTATGATGTATCACTAAGCCAAAATGGCGCTATGAGCTGTGCCAGTTGCCACAAGCCTGAGCTTGCCTTTACCGATGGGCAAAAAACATCTATGGCCAGTGTAGATGGCAAAAGGGTTTTAAGGAACTCTCCCACCCTAATAAATGCCGTTTTTTCAGACCGGTATTTTTATGACCTGCGCGCAACCGATCTTGAAGAACAAGCAGAACACGTTATTGCAAACCATCTTGAATTTAATACCAGTTTTGAAAGTATAGAGCAAAAACTAAATACTAATCCTGCCTATAAAAAACTGTTTACCGATTTATTCAAGGTCAAAAACATATCAAGGCACCAGTTTTCAGCAGCGTTATCATCTTATATAATCTCGTTACGCTCCTTTAATAGTGAGTTCGATAAATTTGTACAGGGCAAAACAAAAACACTCTCTCCGCAGGTTCGGGAAGGGTTCAACCTATTTACAGGTAAGGCAGCCTGCGCCACCTGCCACTATGCGCCTATGTTTAGCGGGCTTGTACCACCACTCTACCAGGAAAACGAAAGTGAAGTACTGGGCGTTTTTACAAATGCCACAGACCGTGTTATAGATACAGACCCGGGCCGAATGGCAAGTAAAATACCCGAAGACAAGGAAGAAATTTACCGTTCATCTTTTAAAACGGTAACGGTGCGAAATGCAAAACTTACAGCACCTTACTTTCATAACGGTGGTTATAACACTTTAGAAGAAGTACTCGATTTTTACAATACCGGTGGTGCAGCCGGGGTAGGTTATGCTTATGAAGTACCTAACCAAACCCTTGCCCCCGATGCATTGGGGCTTACAAAAAAAGAGATAGCTGCAATAATAGCATTCATAGCATCGCTTACAGATAGCCCTTACAAATAA